The region ATTTCATCGAATCATTATATATTTACAAAAATTAATAGTCATGTTTTTTAGGCTTTTTTCATATTTTAAATTTATACTAAAATCTACAAATCAACATGGAGTGCATTCGCCTTTTATGTTTGATTTTGTAACCAAAGGTTTATATAAAAAAAGGAACTTAAACATTCAATTAGACGATTTTAATTTTGACGTTAAGCGCTCTAAAAAAGAAGAAGAAATCTTAAAAAAAGTTATAGGATATTTTCAGCCTTCTGCTGTAATCACAAATTTAAAAACTACAAGCACCTGTATAAACAACAATCTTAACTTATTGTATTTTAAAAATTTGAAAGATTTGAAAGACATAAAAGTATCTACATTAAGTGTAAGTCATCCAAATAGTTTTATCATCATTAAAAATATTCATCAGGATAAACTAGTCTTTCATTATTGGACAGAAATTACGCGTTTACATGAAGCAACGGTTACTGTAGACTTGTTTTATTTTGGTATAATTTTCTTTAGAAAAGAACAAGCCAAAGAGCATTTTATAATAAGAGTTTAACAGTTTAACATAAAGAAACTTTGTAACTTTGACACTTTAAATCTTTGTAACTTAAGTAAAATGAAAATATATACAAAAACTGGCGATAACGGCACAACAGCTCTATTTGGCGGAACGAGAGTAAAAAAATACAATTCGCGCATAGAGAGTTATGGAACAGTAGATGAGCTAAACGCTTATATTGGTTTGATTAAAGACCAAGAAATTAGTGAAAAAGTGAAGGACTCATTGCTTAAAATTCAAAATGAATTATTTACTTTAGGAGCAATGTTGGCAACTCCGCCCGAAAAAGAAACATTAAAAAACGGCAAGGAACGTTTAAATATTCCAAAAATTGATGATTCTTCTATACTTTTTTTAGAAAATGAAATAGATGAAATGGATACTGTGCTTCCACAAATGACGCATTTTATACTTCCTGGAGGACATCAAGCGGTGTCATTCTGTCACGTTGCTAGATGTGTTTGTAGACGGGCAGAACGATTATCTGTAGCGCTAAATGACGAAGAACCTTTGAACGAAAATATTTTAAAGTATTTAAACCGGCTTTCTGACTATCTTTTTGTGTTGGCACGAAAATTGACTCAAGATTTGGAAGTAGCGGAAATCAAATGGATTCCCAAAAAAAATAGTTAAGTTCTTTTTTTATCGATTTTAAAGAAATTAGATTTTTTTACACTTTAAAATACTGATTTAAAGTACATTAAAAATACAACTAATATATTAAACGTAAATTTCTTAAAAAAGACTTGCATAATTGAGTAAAAAAATTATTTTTGCACAAAATTAAACATTAAGAAAATGTATTGGACATTAGAATTAGCATCTTATCTAGCAGATGCACCCTGGCCAGCAACCAAAGACGAATTAATAGATTATGCTATTAGAACTGGATCTCCTCTAGAAGTGGTAGAAAATCTACAAGATATAGAAGATGAAGGGGATGCATATGACTCGATTGTTGAAATTTGGCCAGACTATCCTACAGAAGATGATTATCTTTGGAATGAGGATGAATACTAAACATAATAACAACTATAAAGTCTCAAAAGAGACTTTTTTTTGTTTAGTTAAAAAAATACTTTTTTACAATTGATAATAAATTGATTTACAATCAAATAATACAGCTAATTTTTAGCTGATAAAAACTTATATAGCATGAATATTTTAAATTCAGTAATTAAACTTTTTGTAGGTGATAAACAGCAGAAAGATTTAAAAAGCTTACAGCCTGTTGTGGAAGATGTTAAGAAATTTGAAATGGTAATTTCAAAACTTTCTCATGATGAATTAAGAGCGAAAACCCAAGAATTCAAGAACATCATTAAAACAGCTTTAAAGGAGTTTGATGATAAGATTGCAACCTTAGAAATAGAAGCCAAAGGTGCTGATATTGACAGGCAAGAAGATATTTATACTGAAATTGATTCTTTAAAAGATGAGTCTTATAAAATTTCTGAAGAAACATTATTAAAAATAATGCCAGAGGCTTTTGCCGTAGTAAAAGAAACTGCAAAACGTTTTGCAGAAAATAAAGAAATTGAAGTAACAGCCTCTCCTTTTGATAGAGAAATATCTGCAGAAAGAGACAATGTTACCTTAGAAGATGACAAAGCATATTGGGCAAATTCTTGGGATGCTGCAGGAAAACCAGTTACTTGGGATATGGTGCATTATGATGTTCAATTAATTGGAGGTTCTGTATTGCACCAAGGTAAAATTGCAGAAATGATGACTGGTGAAGGGAAAACTTTGGTTTCTACCCTACCCGTTTATTTAAATGCATTAACAGGAAATGGCGTACACTTAGTAACGGTAAACGATTATTTGGCAAAACGTGATAAAGCATGGATGGGCCCAATTTTTGAGTTTCATGGTTTGTCTACAGATTGTATCGATTATCATCAACCAAATTCAGATGCCCGTAGAAAAGCTTATAATGCAGATATTACATACGGAACCAATAACGAATTTGGTTTCGATTATTTACGTGATAATATGGCGAGTTCTAAAGACGATTTGGTACAAAGACCTCCAAATTATGCCATTATTGATGAAGTAGATTCTGTTTTAATTGATGATGCAAGAACACCTTTAATTATTTCAGGTCCCGTACCACAAGGAGACCGTCATGAATTTACCGAATTAAAACCCTTAGTTGCCGATTTAGTTTCTTTGCAAAAACAACATTTAGTAAGTGTTTTAGCAGAAGCTAAAAAGTTATTGGCAGCTGGAAATACTAAAGAGGGTGGATTTTTATTACTAAGAGTGTACAGAGGTTTGCCTAAAAACAAGGCGTTAATCAAGTTTTTATCGCAAGAAGGAATTAAACAAATTCTTCAAAAAACGGAAAACACCTACATGGCAGACAATAATAAAATGATGCCAGAAATTGATGAAGATTTATGGTTTGTAGTGGAAGAAAAAAACAACCAAATCGATTTAACGGATAAAGGAATTGCACATTTATCAGAAAAAACAAATAACGATACATTTTTTGTACTCCCAGATATCGGAGTTAAAATTGGCGAAATTGATACGGCGGATATAACTACAGAAGAAAAAGCAGCAAAAAAAGACGAATTATACAAAGATTTTAGTATCAAAAGTGAACGTATTCATACCATGAATCAACTTTTAAAAGCCTACACCGTTTTTGAAAAAGATGTGGAATATGTGGTCATGGATAATAAAGTAATGATTGTAGATGAACAAACGGGGCGTATTATGGAT is a window of Polaribacter litorisediminis DNA encoding:
- a CDS encoding DUF2795 domain-containing protein — protein: MYWTLELASYLADAPWPATKDELIDYAIRTGSPLEVVENLQDIEDEGDAYDSIVEIWPDYPTEDDYLWNEDEY
- a CDS encoding cob(I)yrinic acid a,c-diamide adenosyltransferase, which encodes MKIYTKTGDNGTTALFGGTRVKKYNSRIESYGTVDELNAYIGLIKDQEISEKVKDSLLKIQNELFTLGAMLATPPEKETLKNGKERLNIPKIDDSSILFLENEIDEMDTVLPQMTHFILPGGHQAVSFCHVARCVCRRAERLSVALNDEEPLNENILKYLNRLSDYLFVLARKLTQDLEVAEIKWIPKKNS